A window of Paenibacillus polygoni contains these coding sequences:
- the rimP gene encoding ribosome maturation factor RimP, with protein MSTKIKTTVEEMIKPYLEEHAFELVDVEYVKEGSNYFLRIYVDKEGGIDLDDCGQISEYVSTELDKNDPIPDAYFLEVSSPGAERPLKKSADVVKAVGKNVYVTTYEPIDGLKEFEGELLSFENEEMVIASGKKKKHTVPYSKVASARLAIVL; from the coding sequence TTGAGCACAAAGATTAAAACTACCGTGGAAGAAATGATTAAGCCTTATCTGGAAGAGCATGCTTTTGAGCTCGTGGATGTAGAATACGTAAAGGAAGGCAGTAACTATTTCCTGCGTATTTACGTGGATAAAGAAGGTGGCATCGATTTGGATGATTGTGGACAGATCAGTGAATATGTAAGCACTGAGCTCGATAAGAATGATCCAATTCCTGACGCTTATTTTCTGGAAGTTTCATCTCCCGGTGCGGAACGCCCCCTGAAGAAATCTGCTGACGTCGTCAAAGCGGTAGGGAAAAACGTATATGTGACTACATATGAACCGATTGACGGACTGAAGGAATTTGAAGGTGAGTTGTTATCTTTTGAAAACGAAGAAATGGTAATCGCTTCTGGTAAAAAGAAGAAGCACACCGTTCCTTATTCAAAAGTGGCGAGTGCACGATTGGCTATTGTTTTATAG
- the rbfA gene encoding 30S ribosome-binding factor RbfA produces MAKIRTGRVSEQIKKEISILIQTELKDPRIGFVTVTGVDLTNDLSQAKIYLSVFGDDEQKNNSLKALDKANGFLRSELGKRIKLRHVPELIFKIDESIEYGSRIEKLLTEIDTKDSK; encoded by the coding sequence GTGGCTAAAATTAGAACTGGACGTGTAAGCGAACAGATAAAGAAAGAGATTAGCATACTGATCCAAACCGAACTTAAAGATCCAAGAATCGGTTTTGTTACAGTGACGGGTGTCGATCTGACTAACGATCTGTCCCAAGCTAAAATATACCTCAGTGTATTCGGAGACGATGAACAAAAAAATAATTCTTTGAAAGCTCTCGATAAAGCTAACGGCTTTTTGCGCAGCGAATTGGGAAAAAGAATTAAGCTTCGTCATGTGCCTGAATTAATATTTAAAATTGATGAATCCATTGAGTACGGTAGTCGTATTGAGAAATTACTTACGGAGATTGATACCAAGGATTCCAAATGA
- the infB gene encoding translation initiation factor IF-2 has protein sequence MSKQESKDKLRVYEYAKSINMSSKEIITILKKLEIPVNNHMSVMENGSVAKVEQFFNSIKSDAASKRAQNPAQAVSTSAVKDDKLNRSNPSLQGGANSNLKNEIKTNQESGNVQNASSDSQPKKQQEKQVGMNNRPNQNTNNGTQRQGGQDSRRTNGSVGQSSNGQSNRPSSAGSNRPAGQGNSSRPTGQGNNTNRPSGQNRPQQGSTTGRPAQSSGQGRTNSTGGNTQGSNNNRGGNSNQNRGNSSNRPGAGRRFEDGNGRGNYRGNNRGGKNNRGRNQNQPPREKIDNTPKKIIVRGNMTVGDAAKLLHKDASEVIKKLISMGVMATINQELDLDTILLLAGEFGVEVEVKIPVEDDRFETMEENDDPADLQARPPVVTIMGHVDHGKTTLLDTIRSTSVTSGEAGGITQHIGAYQVEINNKKITFLDTPGHEAFTAMRARGAEVTDMTIIVVAADDGVMPQTVEAINHAKAANLPIIVAVNKIDKPGVDPDRVKQELTNYELVPEEWGGDTIFVNVSAKQKMGIEELLEMILLVAEVNEYKANPVKRARGTVIEAELDKGRGPVMRLLVQNGTLKVGDAFVAGNCFGRVRAMVNDKGRKIKEAGPSTPVEITGLQEVPLAGDPFMVFEDERKARSIADKRAITQRESDLGTQTRVTLDDLFQHIKDGEMKALNVIIKGDVQGTVEALKGSLAKIEVEGVRVKIIHSGAGAITESDIILAAASNAIVIGFNVRPEVQAKSTAEAEKVDVRLYNVIYNVIEEIEQAMKGMLDPEFKEKVIGHAEIRNTFKISKVGTIAGCMVTSGKITRASQTRIIRDGIVIFEGKLDTLKRFKDEVKEVAQGYECGITIENFNDIKEGDVIEAFVMETVERK, from the coding sequence TTGAGTAAACAGGAAAGCAAAGACAAACTGCGAGTTTATGAATATGCAAAATCAATCAACATGAGTAGCAAGGAAATCATTACCATTCTTAAAAAATTAGAAATTCCCGTGAATAATCATATGAGCGTAATGGAGAACGGATCTGTAGCAAAAGTGGAGCAATTTTTTAACAGCATAAAATCAGATGCTGCTTCCAAACGTGCACAGAATCCGGCTCAGGCGGTTTCAACTTCAGCGGTTAAAGATGATAAGCTTAATCGCTCGAACCCGTCTCTTCAAGGAGGTGCCAATTCGAATTTGAAGAACGAAATCAAAACAAATCAAGAGTCAGGCAATGTACAGAATGCTTCAAGTGACTCTCAACCAAAAAAACAACAGGAAAAGCAGGTAGGTATGAATAATAGACCAAATCAAAACACTAACAATGGAACACAAAGACAAGGCGGGCAAGATTCTCGCAGAACAAATGGCAGCGTAGGTCAATCAAGCAACGGACAAAGTAATCGTCCAAGCAGTGCAGGAAGCAATAGACCTGCTGGCCAAGGTAATAGCAGCAGACCAACTGGGCAAGGCAATAATACAAATAGACCTTCTGGTCAAAATAGACCGCAACAAGGCAGCACTACAGGTCGCCCAGCACAATCATCAGGCCAAGGCCGCACGAATAGTACTGGCGGTAACACGCAAGGTTCTAACAACAACCGCGGTGGAAACAGTAATCAAAACCGTGGCAACAGCAGTAACCGTCCAGGCGCTGGCCGCCGTTTTGAAGATGGTAACGGCAGAGGTAATTATCGTGGAAACAACCGCGGCGGTAAAAACAACCGTGGACGTAACCAAAACCAACCTCCTCGTGAGAAAATCGACAATACACCGAAGAAAATTATCGTTCGCGGTAATATGACGGTGGGTGACGCAGCAAAACTGCTTCACAAGGATGCTTCTGAAGTTATCAAGAAACTCATCTCCATGGGTGTTATGGCTACCATCAACCAGGAACTGGATCTCGATACAATCTTGCTTCTTGCAGGCGAGTTTGGTGTTGAGGTTGAAGTGAAGATTCCAGTAGAAGATGATCGTTTTGAGACAATGGAAGAAAATGATGATCCAGCAGATCTTCAAGCTCGTCCTCCCGTTGTAACCATTATGGGTCACGTTGACCATGGTAAAACGACCCTTCTTGATACCATTCGTTCTACTAGCGTGACAAGCGGTGAAGCTGGCGGTATTACGCAGCATATCGGTGCGTACCAAGTAGAGATCAATAACAAAAAAATCACATTCCTTGATACTCCAGGTCACGAAGCGTTTACAGCAATGCGTGCTCGTGGTGCGGAAGTAACGGATATGACGATTATTGTTGTTGCAGCTGATGATGGTGTTATGCCACAGACTGTTGAAGCAATTAACCATGCGAAAGCAGCGAACCTTCCAATTATCGTAGCAGTTAACAAAATCGATAAACCGGGCGTTGATCCGGATCGTGTAAAACAAGAACTTACGAACTATGAACTCGTTCCAGAAGAATGGGGCGGAGATACCATTTTCGTTAACGTTTCTGCGAAACAAAAAATGGGTATTGAAGAACTTCTTGAAATGATTTTGCTTGTAGCAGAAGTGAATGAATATAAAGCAAATCCTGTTAAACGTGCACGCGGTACAGTAATTGAAGCTGAACTTGATAAAGGCCGTGGACCTGTAATGCGTTTGCTTGTTCAAAATGGTACTTTGAAAGTCGGAGACGCTTTTGTTGCAGGTAACTGTTTCGGTCGTGTCCGTGCAATGGTTAATGACAAAGGCCGTAAGATTAAAGAAGCTGGTCCTTCTACTCCAGTTGAAATCACTGGTTTGCAAGAGGTGCCTCTTGCAGGCGATCCGTTCATGGTGTTTGAAGATGAGCGTAAAGCTCGTTCCATCGCAGACAAACGTGCGATAACACAACGTGAATCCGATCTTGGTACGCAAACAAGGGTTACCCTTGATGATCTGTTCCAGCATATTAAGGATGGCGAGATGAAAGCCCTGAACGTAATTATTAAAGGTGACGTTCAAGGTACCGTTGAGGCGCTTAAAGGCTCCCTCGCTAAGATTGAAGTAGAAGGCGTACGCGTGAAAATTATTCACAGCGGTGCAGGTGCGATTACTGAATCGGATATCATTCTCGCAGCAGCTTCTAATGCAATCGTCATTGGATTTAACGTTCGTCCTGAAGTTCAAGCGAAATCAACAGCAGAAGCTGAAAAAGTCGATGTTCGACTCTACAATGTTATTTACAACGTAATTGAAGAGATTGAACAAGCGATGAAAGGTATGCTTGATCCTGAATTTAAAGAGAAAGTTATTGGGCATGCTGAAATTAGAAATACATTCAAAATCAGCAAAGTGGGAACCATTGCAGGTTGTATGGTAACTTCTGGTAAGATTACTCGTGCATCACAAACTCGTATCATCCGTGATGGCATTGTTATCTTTGAAGGTAAACTTGATACCTTGAAACGCTTTAAGGACGAAGTGAAAGAAGTAGCTCAAGGTTATGAGTGCGGTATTACTATTGAGAACTTCAATGACATTAAAGAAGGCGACGTAATTGAAGCGTTCGTTATGGAAACGGTAGAACGTAAATAG
- the rnpM gene encoding RNase P modulator RnpM yields the protein MKQRKVPLRKCVACQEMMPKKQLIRVVRTPEEEVLIDLSGKKSGRGAYLCGKEACFRLAQKNRSLDRALKAQVDSGIYEQLAQDFLRAEDEFLEAQKRVDNE from the coding sequence ATGAAACAACGTAAAGTACCGCTGCGAAAGTGTGTAGCGTGTCAGGAAATGATGCCAAAGAAACAGCTAATCCGGGTTGTAAGAACTCCCGAAGAAGAAGTGCTGATCGATTTGTCAGGTAAGAAATCGGGCCGTGGAGCTTATCTATGCGGCAAAGAAGCTTGTTTCCGGTTAGCTCAGAAGAACCGTTCCCTGGATCGAGCACTTAAAGCTCAAGTGGATTCTGGAATATATGAGCAACTAGCACAAGATTTTCTTCGTGCTGAGGATGAATTTCTAGAAGCGCAGAAAAGAGTGGACAATGAATAA
- a CDS encoding DHH family phosphoesterase, whose amino-acid sequence MQTYEQALQQGKEFLLEHDDFLIVSHVQPDGDAVSSTVMVGWLLSCLGKKFTMINEGPIPPRMHYMWGTSQILNGTVTEPPKTYEHVICVDCADYERVGRVKHWFAEEKQILNIDHHPTNNGYGKVNIIKDDAAATAEILYDLIEVMGLTWDKDVATAAYTGILTDTGGFRYSSTSPKIMEMASSLLKHGVNGPELAEILLEQMTFPQLQVLTKALTTLQLTEDRKIAWVIVTPQDMEDCGAANDDLEGIVNYPRNIQGVEVGILFKVISDEVIKASFRSNGRIDVAALAKDFGGGGHTRAAGARVEGPWMETVKQVVERVKKEL is encoded by the coding sequence ATGCAGACCTATGAACAGGCGCTTCAACAAGGGAAGGAATTTCTTTTGGAGCATGATGACTTCCTGATCGTGTCGCATGTACAGCCGGACGGAGACGCAGTCAGCTCCACCGTAATGGTGGGCTGGCTTCTCTCATGTCTGGGGAAGAAATTCACGATGATTAATGAGGGACCCATTCCGCCAAGGATGCATTATATGTGGGGAACTTCACAAATTTTAAACGGAACTGTAACGGAACCGCCGAAAACATACGAACATGTTATCTGTGTAGACTGTGCCGATTACGAACGGGTCGGGCGTGTGAAACACTGGTTCGCGGAAGAAAAACAGATTCTGAACATAGATCATCATCCAACAAACAATGGATATGGCAAAGTGAATATCATCAAAGATGATGCGGCTGCTACGGCAGAAATTTTATATGATTTAATTGAAGTAATGGGCTTAACATGGGACAAAGATGTGGCTACAGCAGCTTATACGGGGATTCTTACCGATACCGGAGGGTTTCGTTATTCAAGCACCAGTCCTAAAATAATGGAAATGGCTTCTTCCCTGTTAAAACACGGAGTTAATGGTCCTGAATTAGCAGAAATTTTACTGGAGCAAATGACATTTCCGCAGCTGCAAGTGCTTACTAAAGCGCTGACTACTCTTCAATTAACGGAGGATAGAAAGATTGCTTGGGTCATAGTAACGCCTCAGGATATGGAAGACTGCGGTGCAGCAAATGATGATTTAGAAGGCATTGTCAACTACCCGCGTAATATTCAAGGGGTAGAAGTAGGTATCCTCTTCAAGGTCATCTCTGATGAAGTTATAAAAGCTAGCTTCCGATCTAACGGGAGAATCGATGTTGCGGCTCTTGCTAAAGATTTTGGAGGCGGCGGGCATACCCGCGCTGCCGGTGCTAGAGTGGAAGGTCCATGGATGGAAACAGTAAAACAAGTTGTAGAACGGGTGAAAAAAGAGTTATGA
- a CDS encoding L7Ae/L30e/S12e/Gadd45 family ribosomal protein, whose translation MNKALSYIGLAMRAGKLVSGDEIVLKAIRSSEAKLVIVAGNASENTRKKFRDKCKSYNVPLVIGFDRDSLGSAMGKPERIVLAVTDPGFVSMISKQALTMSEVEYIE comes from the coding sequence ATGAATAAGGCACTATCTTATATCGGGCTTGCAATGCGAGCAGGCAAGCTTGTTTCTGGTGATGAGATCGTACTCAAAGCCATTCGGTCATCTGAAGCGAAATTGGTTATCGTTGCGGGTAATGCTTCGGAAAATACACGTAAAAAATTTCGCGATAAGTGCAAATCGTACAACGTTCCTCTCGTGATTGGTTTTGATCGAGACTCCCTAGGCAGTGCCATGGGTAAACCTGAACGCATTGTGCTGGCGGTGACGGATCCCGGATTTGTAAGTATGATCTCGAAACAAGCCTTGACAATGTCGGAGGTGGAGTATATTGAGTAA
- the nusA gene encoding transcription termination factor NusA, protein MSMDFIEAMNELERDKGISKDVLFEAIEAALISSYKRNFNAAQNVRVDMNRNSGVIRVYARKMVVEEVLDPRTEISLTAAREINPHFQLEDIAEIEVTPRDFGRIAAQTAKQVVTQRIREAERGLIYNAFVDKEEDIVTGVVQRQDLRNIFIDLGKVEAVLPLTELMPNEKFVHGERIKAYITKVENTTKGPQIILSRTHPGLLKRLFELEVPEIFDGVVEIRSVAREAGFRSKIAVHSRNEEVDPVGSCVGPRGVRVQTIVGELRGEKIDIVKYSDVVEEYVANALSPSKVLEVQVFENEKMARVIVPDYQLSLAIGIKGQNARLAAKLTGWKIDIKSESQAEQEYGREKDSSEEMHQDSITVD, encoded by the coding sequence ATGAGTATGGATTTTATTGAAGCAATGAATGAATTAGAAAGAGATAAGGGGATCAGCAAGGACGTTTTGTTTGAAGCGATTGAAGCTGCTCTCATTTCAAGCTACAAACGCAATTTTAATGCTGCACAAAATGTTCGGGTTGATATGAACCGTAATTCCGGTGTTATAAGAGTATATGCCCGGAAAATGGTGGTGGAAGAGGTCCTCGATCCGCGAACTGAAATTTCTTTGACTGCTGCGCGTGAGATTAATCCGCATTTCCAGCTCGAAGATATTGCAGAGATTGAAGTAACGCCAAGAGACTTCGGTCGTATTGCTGCTCAAACAGCAAAACAAGTGGTTACCCAGCGCATTCGCGAAGCAGAACGCGGTCTCATATATAATGCGTTTGTAGACAAAGAAGAGGACATTGTAACTGGAGTGGTTCAACGTCAAGATCTTCGCAATATTTTTATCGACCTTGGCAAAGTGGAAGCTGTTCTGCCTCTTACAGAGCTGATGCCTAATGAAAAGTTTGTGCATGGCGAGCGTATTAAAGCGTATATCACGAAAGTAGAGAACACAACAAAGGGTCCTCAAATTATTCTTTCCCGTACGCATCCTGGGCTACTAAAACGCTTGTTTGAACTAGAAGTTCCCGAGATTTTCGATGGTGTGGTTGAAATTCGCTCGGTAGCTCGTGAAGCAGGCTTCCGTTCCAAAATTGCGGTGCATTCTCGTAATGAAGAAGTAGATCCTGTTGGTTCCTGTGTGGGTCCAAGAGGGGTACGCGTGCAGACCATTGTGGGTGAACTGCGCGGTGAGAAAATTGATATCGTGAAATATTCCGATGTTGTAGAGGAATACGTTGCCAATGCACTAAGTCCTTCCAAGGTACTCGAGGTACAGGTTTTTGAGAATGAAAAAATGGCTCGGGTTATCGTGCCTGACTATCAACTTTCTCTTGCGATCGGTATCAAAGGACAAAATGCGCGTCTTGCTGCGAAGCTGACAGGTTGGAAAATTGATATCAAGAGTGAAAGCCAGGCCGAACAGGAATACGGAAGAGAGAAAGATTCTTCTGAAGAAATGCATCAGGATTCCATCACCGTTGACTAA
- a CDS encoding PolC-type DNA polymerase III: protein MNDKAEQRRRFELLMKQADLPAGIAEPHFVDGYIDHVEISRSNRDWHITIAKETLVPAPVFRAFCLHIREKMSHIAKISFTFHYQSGVTEADIVAEYWNLFLEWVHQQIPSVNGWMNRASQIVESGLLTLTLSDGMALELARKKQIDQAIVNYYERFFKLPLKVKMLVGESNREAMVQFEQKKRDEEREVIQNMMTMIEAEMAPVEEEEGDVRLQMGYEIKEQAVPMKDIQDEEKKVTLQGTVFGLDKKELRNGNTLYTFYLTDFTDSMQMKVFAKSKEDVRILNLLANGKWIKVRGRVEYDRFMQIPELAMIPSDLVEVQAPPARKDNAEQKRVEFHLHTKMSTMDAVTSIDSYVKTAASWGHKAIAVTDHAGVQVYPEAAKAAKKHGVKMMYGLEANIVNDAVAVVLEPKPLDLKTSTYIVFDIETTGLSVTQNKIIEIAAVKMVEDKEVDRFATFVNPHERIPYNIQQLTNINDDMVKDAPELEPVMKEFVTFVGDGILVAHNARFDMGFIQANLKTLGMTPLDNPVLDTLELARMLHPSMKNHRLNTLADKYKISLENHHRAIDDTIALAGILTGLLNDALQIKGITQLDRLNDYVGMDLSNSRPFHSGIYALNAVGKKNLYKLVSLSHTEYFKRVATIPKSKLVQHREGLLIMSGCEKGEFFEAVLNKSVEEAEEIAHFYDVLEIQPITMYMHLVDKGLVATPEEIKTAIRKVVEIGEKLGKPVVATGNVHYLEPRDKIYRDITIHGITGYSPLKDIRKPDAHFRTTNEMLEEFEFLGKEKAFEVVVTNTSDLADRFEEIQLFPKELFTPILEGAEEEIRSKCYDTAKSIYGEEVPDVVVKRLEKELEPIIKYGFSANYLISEKLVKKSNEDGYLVGSRGSVGSSVVATFLGISEVNPLPPHYICENNECKYSEWFLDGSIRSGFDLPVKECPKCGTLLKGEGQDIPFETFLGFKGDKVPDIDLNFSGEYQPKAHHYTKVLFGEKSVFRAGTIGTVAEKTAFGFAKKYEESHQKSWRGAELNRLASGCTGVKRSTGQHPGGIVVVPDYIEVEDVTPVQYPADDTSAEWKTTHFDYHAFEDNLLKLDILGHDDPTMMRMLQDLTGVDPTTIPMNDPKVMSMFNSTEALGVSPEKIRTPVATYGVPEMGTKFVRQMLVESQPSSFADLLQISGLSHGTGVWLGNAQELIKNGTCDIKTVIGCRDDIMLFLIYKHGMDAALAFKITESVRKGRGLSQEWIDEMKNCKVPQWYIDSCLKIQYMFPKAHASAYVISAVRTAYFKLYYPIEYYATYFSVRAEDFDIELACQGYDAICRKIIEIEQLGFQASTKEKSMLSVLEMALEMTARGFSFKSIDLYRSDATRFIVDEDSLIPPFSALQGIGDNAARNIAAARDYGEFLSIEDFQQKSKASKTAVELLTQMGCFRGLPESNQLSLF, encoded by the coding sequence TTGAATGATAAAGCGGAACAAAGAAGAAGGTTCGAATTGTTAATGAAACAGGCAGATTTGCCTGCAGGTATAGCAGAACCTCATTTTGTTGATGGATATATTGATCATGTGGAAATTAGCCGTAGTAACCGTGACTGGCATATTACAATAGCCAAAGAAACGCTGGTTCCTGCACCAGTTTTTCGCGCTTTTTGTTTGCATATCCGTGAAAAGATGAGCCATATAGCCAAAATCAGTTTTACTTTTCACTATCAATCCGGGGTTACAGAGGCTGATATTGTAGCGGAATATTGGAATTTATTTCTTGAGTGGGTACATCAGCAGATTCCATCCGTCAACGGTTGGATGAACCGAGCTTCTCAAATTGTAGAGTCCGGCTTGCTTACGTTAACACTCAGCGATGGAATGGCGCTGGAACTTGCTCGAAAAAAACAGATTGATCAAGCGATCGTGAATTACTATGAACGTTTCTTCAAACTGCCGCTTAAAGTAAAAATGCTTGTGGGAGAGAGTAACCGCGAAGCAATGGTGCAGTTTGAACAGAAGAAGCGAGACGAAGAGCGGGAAGTTATTCAGAATATGATGACCATGATCGAAGCAGAAATGGCTCCTGTTGAGGAAGAAGAAGGAGACGTAAGGCTTCAGATGGGGTATGAAATTAAAGAACAAGCGGTACCTATGAAGGATATCCAAGACGAAGAGAAGAAAGTTACTTTGCAGGGAACGGTATTTGGACTTGATAAAAAGGAACTGCGTAACGGAAATACGCTTTATACTTTTTACCTTACCGACTTTACGGATTCCATGCAGATGAAAGTATTTGCTAAGTCGAAGGAAGATGTCCGAATTCTGAACCTGCTCGCTAACGGAAAATGGATCAAAGTTAGAGGGCGCGTAGAGTACGATCGCTTCATGCAAATTCCCGAACTCGCCATGATTCCATCTGATCTCGTAGAAGTACAGGCCCCGCCTGCTCGTAAGGACAATGCTGAACAAAAACGGGTAGAATTTCATCTTCACACGAAGATGAGTACGATGGATGCAGTCACTTCGATCGACAGCTACGTAAAAACGGCGGCAAGTTGGGGACATAAGGCAATTGCTGTTACAGATCATGCAGGTGTGCAGGTTTATCCAGAAGCTGCAAAGGCAGCCAAAAAACATGGTGTCAAAATGATGTATGGCTTAGAAGCAAATATTGTAAATGATGCGGTAGCTGTTGTACTGGAACCGAAGCCGCTTGATTTGAAAACATCGACGTACATCGTCTTTGATATAGAGACTACGGGTCTATCCGTAACACAGAACAAGATCATTGAAATTGCAGCGGTTAAAATGGTTGAAGATAAGGAAGTTGATCGATTTGCTACTTTTGTAAATCCTCATGAGCGTATTCCTTATAATATTCAGCAGTTGACCAATATTAATGATGACATGGTAAAAGATGCACCAGAACTTGAACCTGTTATGAAAGAATTCGTTACATTTGTTGGCGATGGGATTCTAGTTGCTCATAACGCAAGATTTGACATGGGCTTTATTCAAGCTAACTTGAAGACCCTTGGAATGACTCCGCTTGATAATCCGGTACTTGATACCCTTGAACTTGCACGGATGCTTCATCCATCGATGAAGAATCACAGGCTGAATACACTAGCCGATAAGTATAAAATATCGCTTGAGAATCACCACCGAGCGATCGATGATACGATTGCACTGGCTGGCATTTTAACAGGCCTCTTAAATGATGCCCTGCAGATCAAAGGAATTACGCAGCTTGATCGCTTGAATGATTACGTAGGCATGGATCTATCCAATTCTAGACCGTTTCACAGCGGTATATATGCACTGAATGCGGTAGGGAAGAAAAACTTGTACAAGCTGGTTTCTCTTTCGCATACAGAATATTTCAAACGAGTAGCTACGATTCCAAAATCTAAGCTGGTACAGCATAGAGAAGGTCTGCTCATTATGTCGGGTTGTGAAAAAGGCGAGTTTTTTGAGGCGGTTCTTAACAAATCAGTGGAAGAAGCCGAGGAAATTGCCCATTTTTATGATGTATTAGAAATCCAGCCGATTACAATGTATATGCATCTAGTGGATAAAGGGCTTGTAGCTACACCAGAAGAGATCAAAACAGCGATACGGAAAGTTGTTGAGATCGGAGAGAAACTCGGTAAACCAGTTGTAGCAACAGGGAATGTACATTATTTGGAGCCGCGCGACAAAATCTACCGAGATATTACGATTCACGGGATTACAGGCTATAGTCCGCTCAAGGATATTCGGAAACCAGATGCTCATTTCCGGACTACCAATGAAATGCTCGAAGAGTTCGAATTTCTTGGTAAAGAAAAAGCATTTGAAGTGGTTGTAACAAACACAAGCGATCTTGCTGATCGTTTTGAAGAAATTCAGTTATTCCCTAAAGAATTGTTCACACCGATTCTAGAAGGCGCTGAAGAAGAAATCCGCAGTAAATGTTATGATACGGCAAAAAGTATTTATGGCGAAGAAGTACCTGATGTGGTTGTAAAACGACTGGAAAAAGAACTTGAACCTATCATTAAATATGGATTCTCAGCCAACTATCTCATTTCAGAAAAACTTGTAAAAAAATCAAATGAAGATGGTTACTTGGTTGGTTCACGGGGTTCCGTAGGGTCGTCCGTTGTAGCTACTTTCTTGGGCATATCCGAAGTAAACCCGCTGCCACCGCACTATATTTGTGAAAATAATGAATGCAAGTATAGCGAGTGGTTCCTTGACGGAAGTATTCGAAGTGGATTTGACCTTCCGGTTAAAGAATGTCCGAAGTGCGGAACCTTGCTAAAAGGAGAAGGCCAAGATATTCCTTTTGAAACCTTCCTTGGATTTAAAGGGGATAAAGTACCGGATATCGACCTTAACTTCTCTGGGGAATACCAACCTAAAGCTCACCACTATACAAAAGTATTGTTTGGTGAGAAAAGTGTATTTAGAGCAGGAACCATTGGTACGGTAGCGGAGAAGACTGCTTTTGGATTTGCTAAGAAATATGAAGAATCGCATCAAAAATCGTGGCGTGGTGCAGAGCTTAATCGCTTGGCATCTGGTTGTACAGGAGTAAAGAGAAGTACAGGACAGCATCCCGGGGGGATTGTGGTTGTACCTGACTATATTGAAGTAGAAGACGTTACACCTGTGCAGTACCCTGCTGATGATACAAGTGCCGAGTGGAAAACGACTCATTTTGATTACCATGCTTTTGAAGATAATTTGCTTAAGCTGGATATTCTAGGACACGATGATCCTACGATGATGAGAATGCTTCAGGATTTGACCGGAGTAGATCCGACCACCATTCCGATGAACGACCCTAAGGTAATGAGTATGTTTAATTCCACCGAAGCGCTTGGCGTTTCACCTGAGAAAATACGTACTCCTGTAGCAACTTATGGAGTTCCTGAGATGGGAACTAAATTTGTTCGTCAAATGCTAGTTGAATCACAGCCTTCAAGTTTTGCCGATCTGCTGCAAATTTCGGGATTGTCTCATGGTACAGGCGTATGGCTAGGAAACGCACAGGAACTGATTAAGAATGGAACATGTGACATTAAAACCGTTATAGGTTGTCGTGATGATATCATGTTGTTCCTGATTTATAAGCACGGTATGGATGCTGCTCTTGCGTTTAAGATTACAGAAAGTGTGCGTAAAGGTCGGGGTCTTAGTCAGGAATGGATTGACGAAATGAAGAATTGTAAAGTACCGCAGTGGTATATCGATTCTTGTCTCAAAATTCAGTACATGTTCCCGAAAGCCCACGCGTCGGCTTATGTAATCTCTGCGGTACGAACCGCGTATTTCAAATTGTATTATCCAATTGAATATTATGCGACGTACTTCTCTGTCCGTGCTGAGGATTTCGATATTGAGCTGGCTTGTCAGGGCTATGATGCAATCTGCCGCAAAATTATTGAGATTGAACAGCTTGGTTTTCAGGCTTCTACGAAGGAAAAATCCATGCTCTCTGTTCTAGAGATGGCACTCGAAATGACTGCGCGCGGTTTTAGCTTCAAATCGATTGACTTGTATCGTTCTGATGCAACGCGCTTTATAGTGGATGAGGATTCTCTGATTCCTCCGTTCTCTGCTTTGCAAGGAATTGGGGACAATGCTGCACGTAATATTGCTGCAGCCAGAGATTATGGTGAATTTTTATCCATTGAGGATTTCCAGCAGAAATCAAAAGCAAGTAAAACGGCAGTAGAGTTACTCACGCAAATGGGCTGCTTCCGCGGACTGCCGGAAAGTAACCAACTATCTCTCTTTTAG